One genomic window of Trichomycterus rosablanca isolate fTriRos1 chromosome 1, fTriRos1.hap1, whole genome shotgun sequence includes the following:
- the nptna gene encoding neuroplastin a, translating to MFGAGNPVMLVLGVLVLRTVSAFTEPSINASDHLTLNTDSQMPSVTLQCNLTSAHNLIESYWVKNGEEISGTRKVQRTTEYTISKPKADDAGEYMCVYTIDNGPLANATIEVKAEPEITGHKRSENKNEGEQAVLYCKSVGYPRPIWSWRKKLDNGASFDIDNSSGRFFISSKDSYTELSIINLDIGSDPGVYECNATNTIGSKSEISVLRVRSHLAPLWPFLGIVAEVLVLILIIVVYEKHKKPDDVPDDDESAGPMKTNSTNNHKDKTIRQRNTN from the exons ATGTTTGGTGCGGGGAATCCGGTGATGTTGGTGTTGGGGGTGCTGGTGCTGCGCACGGTCTCTGCTTTTACCG agCCTTCAATCAATGCATCGGACCACCTTACACTAAATACAGATTCTCAAATGCCatcagtgacactgcagtgtaACCTGACTTCTGCACACAATCTGATTGAAAGCTACTGGGTGAAGAATGGAGAGGAGATCTCAGGAACACGAAAAGTACAAAGGACCACCGAGTACAC AATCTCCAAGCCAAAAGCAGACGATGCAGGggagtacatgtgtgtgtacacgatTGATAATGGCCCTCTTGCTAATGCCACTATTGAGGTGAAAG CTGAGCCAGAAATTACAGGACACAAGCGCAGTGAGAATAAGAATGAGGGAGAACAGGCTGTCCTCTACTGCAAGTCTGTTGGCTACCCCAGGCCTATCTGGAGCTGGCGCAAAAAATTAGACAACGGTGCATCCTTT GATATTGACAACTCATCGGGCCGCTTTTTTATTAGCAGCAAGGACAGCTACACAGAGCTATCCATTATTAACCTGGACATTGGTTCTGACCCTGGAGTGTATGAGTGCAATGCCACCAATACTATTGGATCCAAATCCGAGATTTCAGTGCTTCGTGTTCGGAGTCACCTGGCTCCCCTCTGGCCCTTTCTAGGCATAGTTGCTGAAGTCCTTGTTTTGATTCTCATCATTGTTGTCTACGAGAAACACAAGAAGCCAGATGACGTTCCTGATG
- the LOC134310897 gene encoding UDP-glucuronosyltransferase 2A2-like encodes MHHSILLTLLLLCMPYTIYAGKILVFPVDGSHWINMKILIMELHSKGHDVTVIRGSDSWYIKEESPYYSCLTIDAGTFDDDFIDKFVPRMLEIRKEEGSIWEQMMLGGEILVKFAGFHEKFCNMTAVIFENKDLMNSLQDAKYEVMLTDPAFGGGVLLAHKLGLPLVFNVRWTILGEGHFAIAPSPLSYIPVPGAELTDRMTFSQRVKNVILYFLSYYQQLKHFGQTYQAFCEKYFGPDVDYFSLFQNADIWLMRNDFTFEFPRPTMPNVIYISGFQCTPSKPLPADLEEFVQSSGEHGVIIMSLGTVFGKLLNDLTDEIAAAFAQVPQKVIWRHNGTRPATLGNNTLLVDWMPQNDLLGHPKTKLFVAHGGTNGVQEAIYHGVPLLGVPLAFDQPDNLSRMNAKGTAKIVDISKLNRVVFLEALKEVLFNPSYKENMQRLSRLHRDQPMKPIDQAVFWTEYVMRNKGAPHLRSQSYKMSWIAYHSIDVIFTLLAATGIISWLTFMLMRCLCLRVLCKKKTKH; translated from the coding sequence ATGCATCACTCAATCCTTCTCACGTTGTTACTTCTATGTATGCCATACACAATTTATGCTGGTAAAATTTTGGTATTTCCAGTTGATGGAAGCCACTGGATTAATATGAAAATTCTTATTATGGAATTACACTCGAAGGGTCATGATGTTACAGTGATCCGAGGTTCAGACAGTTGGTATATCAAGGAAGAGTCACCGTACTACAGTTGCCTCACCATTGATGCTGGCACATTTGATGATGATTTCATTGATAAATTTGTGCCTCGTATGCTGGAAATACGAAAAGAAGAAGGATCCATTTGGGAACAGATGATGCTAGGAGGAGAGATATTAGTGAAGTTTGCTGGGTTTCATGAGAAGTTTTGCAATATGACTGCCGTGATATTTGAAAATAAGGACCTGATGAATTCCCTCCAAGACGCAAAATATGAAGTGATGTTGACAGACCCTGCTTTTGGCGGAGGTGTATTACTAGCACATAAACTTGGCCTTCCTCTTGTATTCAACGTGCGATGGACTATTCTTGGGGAAGGCCACTTTGCTATTGCTCCCTCTCCTCTGTCTTATATACCTGTTCCTGGAGCagagctaacagacaggatGACCTTTTCCCAGAGAGTTAAGAATGTGATTCTTTACTTTTTGAGTTACTATCAGCAGTTAAAACATTTCGGCCAGACTTACCAGGCTTTTTGTGAGAAATACTTTGGCCCTGACGTGGATTATTTCTCCCTGTTTCAAAATGCAGACATCTGGCTAATGAGAAATGACTTTACTTTCGAGTTTCCTCGACCCACAATGCCAAATGTGATCTACATAAGTGGTTTCCAATGCACACCCTCTAAACCACTTCCTGCAGACTTGGAAGAGTTTGTTCAGAGTTCAGGGGAGCATGGGGTCATCATCATGTCTTTAGGAACTGTTTTTGGAAAACTCCTAAATGACCTTACTGATGAAATTGCAGCAGCATTTGCCCAGGTACCTCAGAAAGTTATTTGGAGACATAACGGAACTCGGCCTGCTACTCTTGGCAACAACACATTACTTGTAGATTGGATGCCACAAAATGACCTTCTTGGACATCCCAAGACTAAGCTCTTTGTTGCCCATGGAGGAACCAATGGAGTACAGGAGGCTATTTATCATGGGGTTCCCCTTTTAGGTGTACCTTTAGCTTTTGATCAGCCAGATAACCTCTCGAGGATGAATGCAAAGGGAACAGCTAAAATTGTGGACATTTCTAAGTTGAACAGAGTTGTGTTTTTGGAGGCATTGAAAGAGGTGCTGTTTAATCCATCttacaaggagaacatgcagaggCTGTCTCGGCTACATCGGGACCAGCCTATGAAGCCCATTGATCAAGCAGTATTCTGGACTGAATATGTAATGAGAAATAAAGGTGCTCCTCATCTGCGCTCACAGTCTTATAAGATGTCCTGGATTGCATACCACTCCATAGATGTTATATTCACATTGTTGGCAGCTACGGGGATTATTAGTTGGCTAACATTTATGCTGATGAGGTGTCTTTGTTTGCGAGTACTGTGTAAGAAGAAAACCaagcattaa